The Lycorma delicatula isolate Av1 chromosome 2, ASM4794821v1, whole genome shotgun sequence DNA window aatatcaaaaaataaaaataataacaactaaaGGACTCATACTGTTTATATCATTCAAGATTCcacaccaaataataataataattataattacatcatatatatgctaatgtataataaaaattaattttcaataaataagtcacttgaattactataataattcatttttacagtCATGTATCACtttattgttcataaattaaattatgtttatcatttattatacgaAATATCCACTCAAAAACTGAGAGGTGGCTATCACAGTTAAGTTTTCGTGATGCGCCATGCGCCAATAGTGTAACGAAGCCATATTAAAAATAAGTCCCTACCCATCTGCAACCAACTCCACACTGGAACTATTTTTGAACCTGTAAAATGAAAGTACATGTTTAGCAAATTGAAGCTTAGTGgcagaatagaaaataattaaacttttttcatttaccgcttatttattatttttttaatagtaacaaagtttaatatttttgtagagatctctgttttatcagaatattattcacaaaatttaaataaaaatacaatttatgatattaaaactaTGGAGATTAGAGATGTATGTTTATAATCTCAGTCGCTAATATAAAATGGtatgacaaatatatataaagggcactagaaaagttttgcaatatgacAGAGTAGCTCAACTCAGGCAGTTACAAGTTAACACAAGTTTAGGCAGGTCCCATCCTCCACTATACCTGCTCTAGTCACTGTCTCAGTGTCATTTGCTTTTTAACTGTGTTAGTGAAAAGTGATGGTGTTGTCGTCAAGGTCGAAAACTGAATACCCGACAATTTTTCACATTTCACTCTTTAAGTGTTGATCAGTGTTTAGAAGAAATGATTCCTATACTTGGAGAGGATTTTCCTCATTACATAACAATATTTATGTAGTACCAGGAGTTTAAAAGAGAAAGTTTTTGCTTAAGGACATTCCAAGGTCAGGTCGACTGTCTTTGGCTGTGACTGAGGGAAACATTCCTGCAGTACAAAAAATGGTTGAGACATACAGGCATGTGACCTACCACCAAATAGATATGTCCTTGAGCATAAATGCATCAGCAGTTCATGCTATTCTGCAATATCACCTTCAACTTAGAAAGCTTTGTACTCTTCAGGTACCACACAATTTGACCGACAATCAGAAGGCACGTCCTGTTTCATGGTactgtgaaatattaaataagtttgaaaacgGGTAATCTCCCTATTTGAACattattgtgacaggtgatgatgAAACTTGGCTGTAATATTATGACAACCCCGTCAAATCTCAGAACAATGTGGATGTTCGAAGATGAGACCTCCTGTGGCTGTCTGAAAATCCAGATCAGTGAAGAAGAGAATGGTGGTTATATTTTTTGGTGTAAGAGGAGTTTAGAGTGAGTTATGTTGGAAACTCAGAAAACAGTTACAAGAAAAGGGTGGTTTTCAAGGAATGCCTGACTAAAGTTGTCAAAACTGACAAGAAGCTGTACCCAAACTCAAGGATGGACACGTGATTTCTTCACTATGAATACACTCCGTATCACTCCAAAGTTTGCTCTGAGTATTTGATCAGcaatgaaataaaactgttagaGCACTGTCCCTATAGTCCTGACCTTGCTCCATTAAGACTTCACATGAGAATCGCATGGTGATAGAAAATCACATGAATGTGACTTCACCTGTTCCACCAAGTAAAGAACAGACTGAAACATTTTAAGAGTGATGATGACCTCCTATGGGCTTGGGACAATGAATGTgcccaaatttttaatgaaacatggCGGCCCGTTCCTTGGAAGACTGGTTTCAATGGATATATATAATGTGtgatggaaattattttgaaaaattataaaatataaagttatattgcAAAATTTTCCTAATACCCTTTgcatagttaaatataaaacaaataataattgtaaataaaaataaataattatataagtaaaaaaataaatatattattaaaagtattattttttaatccatctTTAATATATTTGCACAGATCAAGACtgcattttgtttatattaatgtacATCCATTAATGTACAttcaaaaacattatatatacacattattttttatgtatatatatatatatacacataaaggATGTctcagaaagaaagaaaattttaggacatgttctacaagtcaaaataaagaaaaaatttcatataaacaatacaaattcaTCTAGAAATACTTCATCTGctaaattaaagagtaaatttaataGTCTCATATCATTCTggacctgaaaaattaattaaaacagttttcagAAAGATatcacaagtaattttttttttacaaataattgtaaacaaaaacttGGTATTATAAAAACCTAgagatttttttaggtttgacactttcattaaatttctagtaaacaaacaaaatttgtatttaattctgaGCACATATATTTACGTAATATCGACTGAATCtgaaaaagtgttttaataaaaaaattaataataaaaaataatgaaccatggcagaaaatattgtattaaaattttaaacaaaaacaaaaaacctaatttgttgtaattttatattgctCTTCTctaagatttaattataaaattttttagaaagttaatatagtgattttatttcaaaatctgaGTAAAATAGAATATTTGGTATACAGTGACTCTGTAGCAATATTTGTAACAGAAACAGTCTTATGagctgtaaaatcaaataaatagcaTCTTTCAAACCTTATTATATTTGCCGGCTTAAATATgccactaaattaattaattttaaaaaaaatacaattaccaACCTTCTATTTCTGTCCAGTTAACGGCCACTTCTGATATGGGGATTTTTAAGCACTGAGCTATGTACAACATCTCAACATCAAATGccctttataaaagaaaaaagtgttaataaatataaacaactctttattacaaagtaaatattaataatcagaaattaatataaactaaagatATTTGTTTCACAATAAACAAacgtaacatatatatgtatatgtatataacgtatttatatatgtataaatattttgtaaccaaaattttacaaatatcaatATTATCCCTTTTATAAAGTGTCCTGGGAGGTTTTTGTCAAACTTAAGAGAATGATTCAAGAtatcaaaatacacaaaaacattCATTGAGGCAAATTCCCTACCTtgctttattttacttctttctaccatttaatgttttttcaataaaattgcatattttaagAATGGtttgaagatattttaatgaaatttactgtacACATGCCTGACAagatctacaaaataaataagttttatatgcAGAAATATGAGTCGGCAAAcagtttaaaagataataaacagtGATGGCTGAGTTTCACAAAATTTCatgagatttaaaatttcatccttaCCCCAAGGATTCGTAAGTACATATTTACCCTTAAAcagatattattacatttaagaacttactttcttacaaaaaaagaagaaaaataataaacagattttttaaacaagttgtaAGATTAGTTTAaacttaattacattataaaaactcAAGGTTCTTCATTAAGGTAATAGAAAATCCTAatgtacaaaatactttttatgatAATACAAGGgtcagtcaaaaaataaaattaaatagaaaaaagatattatttttattttcactaatataaattacatatcattatttttaataaagtccCCTCCTAAATCAACATACTTAATCCacctttaaaaaagtttttgaattcctTCTTGGAAGAAACTTTTGGTCTGATGCAAAGCCAATTTTGCATCACTTCCATTATCTCTTGCAGCTTTCTATCAGCaggccaaaaaaaaagaatattgcttGGAGCCAGGTACGGTGCAGCTCAAAACTAATATCTTGTAGACAAAGGATTGTTCTGTTTGCCATTTGAGGTCGAGGATTATTCTGAAGCAAAATCATACCTTTTGCAAGTTTACTACACCTATTGGATTTAACTTTTGCTTTCAAAGATCACAATAGCTCACagtggttttaaaattaattgttctttcATCAATGAATCATTTATTTCACTGCTTTCATGCTGTTATTATTCTTTGAAGTGGAAGGCCCTCCCTTTCCTTTATTGATCACAGAGAAAACTCCTACTGTTTCTGAAGTGATCATTCATAAATCTCGCTTCTACTCAAATAACTCTTTCTATAGTCCTGctgtatttactaataatatttgcTGGTTTCACCCTTCTGAATTGAGAAAACACATTAGCGGTCAGGTGTCTTTCTTGGTACAAAAAGATAAAGGaagaatcattttaaattaatttttaaacagaaccaCAGACCgttaacaatgaaacaatacttaCAATGAACAATGATATAAAGATGTGATTTATAGCAGAAGAGTCAGTGTTGCGAGACATGTGATTGAAACAGAAATTTCCTTTCCATAACTTGTTAACTTTCCCTTGTATTTAgtgcaattaacatttttttaaatttgtgataaagTTAATTGGTGATAAAGTTTGAAAactatttcactttataaaaaaaagtctccacagaaaagaaagatttaaGTTAATAGGCAGAAACTACATTTGGTGCTATTTGATTAAAtgattacaagaaatttttttccaataataaacagttgatttagataaaagtaattagctagaagaaacattttttgggtaaaaaatttttttatgaatttttttctatagtattCTATGATATTTCTGAATCTGGTTTTTTTTGCAACAAGTCCAAAAACCTCTGATAAAACTACACAGCATCTTCTCAATATCTTACtattacaaactaatttttttttttataaaatcagccTACTGtacaaaccacaaaaaaattacatgacaAACTATTCatgaaacataaaacaaacacaaatatatgtataaatattttgtaaccaaaattttacaaatatcaatATTATCCCTTTTATAAAGTGTCCTGGGAGGTTTTTGTCAAACTTAAGAGAATGATTCAAGAtatcaaaatacacaaaaacattCATTGAGGCAAATTCCCTACCTtgctttattttacttctttctaccatttaatgttttttcaataaaattgcatattttaagAATGGtttgaagatattttaatgaaatttactgtacACATGCCTGACAagatctacaaaataaataagttttataattttacctttgGTAATTCCAAAATAACAGAAAgccactcaaattttttttatcatttatagttACACAAATATACTTAGataagtcttttattttatataaaatgacacctaatttgttaaaattgatcaataaatagctgaaaacgttaaataaaaccataaaaattatgcgtctgacaattttgtgcctgttctattaatactaataacagaaattattaatttttttaaatccagttattgaaagaaataaaaattgtcagaCTGTGTAATTTTTGTGATCCACTTAAACAATTTCTGCCATACACTTAACAGATATGAACACAAATGAGTTGTCATTTTGTTCTCAATAAAAGgcataatattttatctaacaaaaacataattctataaaactaaaatttaagtactattaacgattaaaaaatttaaatggctgcAGCCATCTTTTATAACAGTCAAAGTTTGATTATGcgtcataatattattaaaacaatattgattatagtaaataaatttattaattaagtttttctgttatcataaaagaaattaataaacacaaatttcaCACTACCATCGTTCAACATGTAGGCTTGAAAAAGTAATCCGTGCTGATTCTCTAGTCAATAACTTGAATCCACACTGAGtatctttaatatcttttacAGCAAACAACCATACTAAGAAATGGAACCTGGAAAAAGttactacattattatatttatataaaataaatatttttacaaaatgaatttctAATACTTGATTTTAATGTCCCTACTACCAAGCACAGGTTGGTATAGTGGTCATCATGCTAACTTCTCATTAGGTGGTTCTGAATTCAACCTCAGTAAGGCTATCTTCCTTACTTATCTTAtcactttgaaaaaaaagaaagaatgcaaAAGGCCACAATTTTCCCAGCTTTGCCCTTGATAGATTTTTGTTTCAGATACaccattatgtttttaaatattaataatgacttTTGAATACCATTGAGAAcaaataaaacagagaaaatgGTTTCTAAGATAGCAAAAAGAAAGGTGGAGTCATAAGCTTAGGATAGAAAATGATAGGAGAACCAAGTTAGTATTACTGGTACTGaatcataaataattcaaattgtagCTAAAGGATGGCAACACTTAATGGCAAAAGGAGCGGGAAGAGGACAAAAAAGGTAATCAATCACTCCAGAAAACCAAAGTACACACATAGTCAATTatcttaagaaaattttactgtattttatgacACATgatcacattatatatatactcataccCATGCATAAGGAGCACACGAAAAAATGATCTTGTTGCAACGGCTTCTTTTTCAAGATGAGCTCTTGAGCCACAAACAATAGCTAACTCATTAGACACCCTTTCTGGCTCTATTTGATAATcacctgaaaaaataataaaaaaaacatacaaattataaCCATAAAAGTTAAACAATCTGACAATTTTAAGCctgtttttaagtataatttctgtgatccactttaacaatttcaacaattttttgttatttatcaaccAATTTGAACGAatgggatattattttttttgcaatatacggtttaacattttatttaataaaacataatttggtaaaattaatctttattaagttattaatggcaaaacattttaatagcaccaatttttgaatttttaaagataaaattttcaaacttatttacttgTAGAAGATGTTGTTTGGGTACATAtaaaccaaatttcattaaaatatctcagttttcttaaaatataatttttttaattttgcaatttcatctaattgataatgaatatatacttttttttgtttaattgattttactaCTTTTAACATCTCTTCGGTGTAGgcaattttctttgattttaaccaTTTGGTAATTTCCAATTATCAGGTTGAagggtttggaattttttcagttttcaggctATAATAAAACGCATAATCCATTACTATGACGGATCCTTtagaaacaattttgaatttttttttaaaccgctgcataaaattgtcaccattcaCTTCATCATGATACTCTTGGGAAGATCTGAAATCAAATACTCGTAAACCACCATTCAAAAACCCAATTTCACTTCCTACATGCATTACTATTAATCACTTTTTTCCAGCCAGGGTTTTCACCCAAGTTGACAAATCTTTCATAAAAGTGTCTTTTGCGCTCTGCATTTCTTTATCCACCCATGCCTTTTCCTGTGCATGTCCCACGTTAACCTAAGTTTCATCTAGATAAAAATTGTCTTACCCTCTTCACGAAATTGcttgatttctttaaatattccccagccatgaaataatatctttgcattcaatcaataaagaattatattttctggtcatgaaacgaaaattcattttaaattaaattttaaaacacgatGTAATGTACATCTAGAAAAATCTGGCAAAATCGATATTCAAAGTTAAGCACATTAAACACAAGTTCAAGCACTGAACTTAAGTTTGAACTTATTTTCACTTTCGTTCCTACTTCTCTGAAGAGATTCAAAAAAGTTGTAGTGCAAATGAATATGAAAAGTGGGATATAAACAGCAGAACAAACAATTGGCTTCATTAaggataaaataacaaagaatacaaGAGCAATGACTGAAAGAAtagaatacagaataaaatataacagaaagaatgaagaaagcAAGAGGatctacagaaaatttaataatgaagaataataaaagaaaagcaaaCGAGAAGTGACTTGCAGACATGGcaataataactatatatatatatatatatatagttaattgttttatatatatatatatatataacaattaactgGTTAAGTAGAACAAAAGTATAAACACTAaagaaattttcagtatttaaagtGTGGAAGAAATACATGGAAGAGTTATACCAAACTAACAGATAACAAAGTATCTTCCCATAGATTAAGTTAAAATGGAAAAGGATGAATTAGGACAATtctaaaatcagaagttatccaAGCAATAAAATATGGGAAGAATGAAAAATCTGTAGTAATCATTGAACTGGCAACAATGATTAAACGTGCTGCCAAAGTGATTGTCAATAAAGAAAGATTATAAGAGATGGTGTAACTGTGTCAACAGTGGGATATGCCCtaaagattttctaaaaacatCCATGATTCCAATCCCTTAGTTCAATAAGGTATCAAAATAACAagacaattagtttaattttgcATTCAGCAAAGATTCTTCTATAAATTCTTAACACAAAACTGAGCTGAAAAAATTAAGCGAATGCTTATACAAAAATATGGATTCAGGAAGGAAATAGGCACAAGGGATCCAATTGGGCTAAGAATTATTGTTAAGAGGTGTGaaacaataagtaagaaataattgtatgttttataaatacagaaaaagcAACTGATCATGTCAAATGAGAATATTAAAGAGTTCATTGGAAAgagataaagattaattaaaaagatataccTATACGTGAAAACGACTATGAAAGTAAAGGAAGCTCAAACTAATAGTTTAAACTAGGATGAGGAATAAAGCAAAGGTACTGCTTTTCACCAACCTTGTTTAATATAGAtgaagatatgaaaaataaaggttACAAGTGTAAAAGGAAGAAGAGTATATTGTAGATGAGTAGCAGATGACATGGATTTGATGAAAATGAAGCGTAGGGAAATtcaacagataatttaaaaatagaagacACTATGacgtaatataaaatcaaaatgaatcttaggaaaactaaaataatgaggGTAGCAGAAAATAAGCAGATGAATATCTggaaaaaagaaggaagaattaaacaagtaaaacagATACCATGATATCACGTTAACAAAAGATTGTAAAagtgaaaacagaataaaaagaaagctaCGGTAGCATTTTCAACATTCAACAGAAAGAAACAATCAGTATATAGTAAGATGGAGAGAGAGCAGAAGTGCCTTGTGAAGTGAAATTCTATACAACTGTAAACATGGTTAccaagaaaaagagaaaaagaaaagatgatgCATTTGATAACGGGTATGGTaaagaataaagataattaaatggatagataaagtaaaaactaataaaaatagaagttaaatGAGAACACAGATTATTAAAGCTAACTGAGGATATGAAGAAAGTAAACAGACTAATAACAGTACATTAAAAGCTACTATTTAGTAgctttattaagtttattaaacaagtttattaaaacagTGCTAAAAGGATTAGTAGTAAAGAGTGCAAAGAAAGAAGGCCAGGCAGGCAATCTAAAATGACATTTTTCCTAtcaggaatttaaaaattcagctaGGAATACAACAAAATGGAGTTAGATGTAGTACAGAGGACCTGCGTAAGAGCAGATAAACATATAATGATGTCATACCAATATCTTAACTGTGTAAGTATAGATTATAAGCAACTACAAttcaatacaatattaatattaaacaaacaaaaatttttaagtatatttacctttaactaattcttttaaactattttctaattttgttaaatctgaaaattttgtagcTCCATCAGCATCAGCAAACAGTAAAACAGCTCCACGTGCACTGCTCATAccctgtagaaaaaaaatttaatgtaaaactcaTAATACACCACTACCTCATAGTACACAATTCTAATAAATCACAACTTCTTTGTTTATGCAGATAATAtgctaaaagattttttttttaatcaaaatcattacacaattggtttttattttatttttttttactgaaaattttctcCTGTATtgtagtgatttaa harbors:
- the wol gene encoding dolichyl-phosphate beta-glucosyltransferase wollknaeuel isoform X1, encoding MTFDLFTVFISCLILFIFCFVVFCIALSITTSPYPVITRSISEKQFYNPVDGRYIPFPNIDEPWSVNLSVIVPAYEEEDRLPPMLDECFDFLESRVKDKNKSGHVFSYEVIVVSDGSKDKTVPVAQRYTTTYGSLKCRVLELQPNRGKGGAVRLGMSSARGAVLLFADADGATKFSDLTKLENSLKELVKGDYQIEPERVSNELAIVCGSRAHLEKEAVATRSFFRVLLMHGFHFLVWLFAVKDIKDTQCGFKLLTRESARITFSSLHVERWAFDVEMLYIAQCLKIPISEVAVNWTEIEGSKIVPVWSWLQMGRDLFLIWLRYTIGAWRITKT
- the wol gene encoding dolichyl-phosphate beta-glucosyltransferase wollknaeuel isoform X3; this translates as MLDECFDFLESRVKDKNKSGHVFSYEVIVVSDGSKDKTVPVAQRYTTTYGSLKCRVLELQPNRGKGGAVRLGMSSARGAVLLFADADGATKFSDLTKLENSLKELVKGDYQIEPERVSNELAIVCGSRAHLEKEAVATRSFFRVLLMHGFHFLVWLFAVKDIKDTQCGFKLLTRESARITFSSLHVERWAFDVEMLYIAQCLKIPISEVAVNWTEIEGSKIVPVWSWLQMGRDLFLIWLRYTIGAWRITKT